A region from the Biomphalaria glabrata chromosome 14, xgBioGlab47.1, whole genome shotgun sequence genome encodes:
- the LOC129922780 gene encoding uncharacterized protein LOC129922780 produces MPRPKGRRMLEKLNKARNVMLSDKLRGNSSRSSLDPASEGQRGASRSKLDRLSINTDVPSDLDLQETEQLWTIANTNQLTDLMSDALCPNCFQSSLTIRVIKDENMGFASKLKLCCRSSSCGYTKSKFSSPRIQKSNCSNVAFEMNTKMVLYSHEIGKGFTSLQTFSSVLGISGISQRAFKDHDNKITDCEVES; encoded by the exons atgcCTCGACCAAAGGGACGAAGAATGCTAGAGAAGCTCAATAAAGCAAGAAATGTTATGCTATCTGACAAGCTGCGTGGAAATTcgtctaggtctagtttagatcCAGCATCAGAAGGACAACGTGGTGCATCCAGATCGAAATTAGACCGTCTTTCAATAAATACTGATGTTCCaagtgatctagatctacaagaaacAGAGCAATTATGGACTATTGCTAATACTAATCAGCTTACTGATTTGATGTCGGATGCATTATGCCCTAATTGTTTTCAGTCAAGTTTGACTATTAGAGTTATAAAAGATGAAAACATGGGGTTCGCATCAAAGTTGAAGTTatgttgtagatctagtagttgtGGATATACTAAATCAAAGTTTTCATCTCCAAGAATACAAAAAAGTAACTGTTCAAATGTTGCATTTGAAATGAACACCAAGATGGTTTTATACAGCCATGAGATAGGAAAGGGTTTCACTTCGCTGCAGACATTTAGCAGCGTCCTAGGAATTTCTGGAATCAGCCAGAGAGCCTTTAAAGACCATGATAATAAAATCACAG actGTGAAGTGGAATCTTAG